Proteins from a single region of Cytophagaceae bacterium:
- a CDS encoding sigma-70 family RNA polymerase sigma factor: MTEIENLKRRDGKTLERIYTSYRSGFLMFASKYNLSREDILDVYQDAFVALIENAEKGKLDGLNAKLKTYLFSIGKYMIFSKLRKNKKDFVEIETLPDGLEWAEIDENNQHISQLEENLKKLGEQCYKILRLFYYEERKLDEIMEMLPYQSKDVLKSQKARCLKQLKEMLSKN; encoded by the coding sequence GTGACTGAAATAGAGAATTTAAAAAGGAGGGACGGCAAAACACTGGAGCGAATCTATACTTCGTATCGGAGCGGATTTTTGATGTTTGCTTCAAAGTATAATTTATCTCGGGAAGATATTTTAGATGTGTATCAGGATGCTTTTGTTGCCTTAATCGAAAACGCCGAAAAAGGCAAACTCGACGGACTGAATGCCAAACTGAAAACCTATCTTTTCTCTATTGGCAAATACATGATTTTTAGCAAATTGAGGAAAAACAAGAAGGATTTTGTCGAAATAGAAACGCTTCCTGACGGCCTAGAATGGGCTGAAATTGATGAAAATAACCAGCATATCAGCCAATTAGAAGAAAATTTAAAGAAACTTGGAGAACAATGTTACAAAATTCTGAGGCTGTTTTATTATGAAGAAAGAAAACTTGACGAAATAATGGAAATGCTCCCTTATCAGTCAAAAGATGTGCTAAAAAGTCAAAAAGCGAGATGTCTTAAACAGCTCAAAGAAATGTTATCGAAAAACTAA
- a CDS encoding OmpA family protein codes for MKFYLTLILFVAMQSISAQIIKPKEVAKRKATVRTNNAIDRSIDKGLDKVEEGIGNIFKKKDKPEKESNSKKSEENDSEENEDVKASDGSESNEKKEIKKEQTAPAQKASMKAYSKFDFVPGEKVLGFDDFNETSVGDFPLEWNTNSSAEIVTFNDSPEKWLFMSQDGFFQPDFMKDMPENFTLEYDIFTRYRSNNLLNYNFYIYASPNPKADFTEKNIINGFYFDWSGGKEYAGFQVYEKGEVVNKNDNLIIKSLICGGESFEEASKVHFSIWRQKSRLRLYVNEVKVLDIPKAFDPKLKYNAFKLGSSYMNYSEQENKDEYMVANIRYAVGAPDTRSKLITEGKLVTRGILFDVNSDKIKPESYGVLKEIGTVLKENPDVKVKIIGHTDSDGDDTKNLDLSKRRAASVKNALSTEFGIEAGRLETDGKGESQPSEPNTSPQGKANNRRVEFVKL; via the coding sequence ATGAAATTTTACTTAACACTGATTTTGTTTGTGGCGATGCAAAGCATTTCGGCTCAAATCATAAAACCCAAAGAAGTTGCGAAAAGAAAAGCTACCGTTCGTACCAATAATGCCATTGACAGAAGTATCGACAAAGGCCTGGACAAAGTAGAAGAGGGTATTGGGAATATTTTTAAGAAAAAAGATAAGCCAGAAAAGGAGTCTAATTCTAAGAAATCGGAAGAAAATGATTCGGAGGAAAATGAGGATGTTAAGGCTTCTGATGGTTCAGAATCTAATGAAAAGAAAGAGATAAAAAAGGAGCAAACCGCCCCTGCTCAAAAAGCCAGCATGAAGGCATATTCGAAGTTTGACTTTGTGCCAGGAGAGAAAGTTTTGGGCTTTGATGATTTTAATGAGACTAGTGTAGGAGACTTTCCTTTAGAATGGAACACCAACTCATCAGCAGAGATAGTCACTTTTAACGATAGCCCTGAAAAATGGCTTTTCATGAGCCAGGACGGCTTTTTTCAGCCTGATTTTATGAAGGATATGCCAGAAAATTTCACGTTGGAGTACGATATTTTTACCAGATACCGCAGCAACAACCTGTTAAATTACAATTTCTATATCTATGCAAGTCCAAATCCTAAGGCTGATTTTACCGAAAAAAACATCATCAATGGATTCTATTTCGACTGGAGTGGGGGTAAGGAATATGCGGGTTTTCAGGTTTATGAAAAAGGTGAAGTAGTCAATAAAAACGACAATTTGATTATCAAAAGTTTGATTTGTGGAGGCGAAAGTTTTGAGGAAGCCAGTAAAGTACATTTCTCGATTTGGCGACAAAAAAGCAGGCTGCGTCTATACGTAAACGAAGTCAAGGTGCTGGATATTCCTAAGGCCTTTGATCCAAAACTTAAGTATAATGCCTTTAAGTTGGGCTCTAGTTATATGAACTACTCGGAACAAGAAAACAAAGACGAGTACATGGTAGCCAATATACGCTACGCCGTAGGTGCCCCTGATACCAGATCCAAGCTCATTACCGAAGGCAAACTGGTGACCAGAGGAATTCTTTTCGATGTCAATTCAGACAAAATTAAGCCGGAATCTTATGGCGTATTGAAGGAAATAGGTACGGTGTTGAAAGAAAATCCTGACGTAAAAGTAAAAATAATAGGCCATACGGATTCTGATGGCGACGATACAAAAAATTTAGATTTATCGAAACGACGTGCAGCTTCAGTGAAAAATGCACTTTCGACAGAGTTCGGCATAGAAGCCGGAAGATTAGAGACAGATGGTAAAGGCGAAAGCCAGCCATCTGAGCCCAACACTTCGCCTCAAGGCAAGGCCAATAATAGGAGAGTTGAATTTGTTAAATTGTAA
- a CDS encoding LytTR family transcriptional regulator, with the protein MKYQFKNVRGLKKTKPEEVIKVEADENYSVFYFSDGRNITLAKTLKECEGIFEPYPFFRTHRSCMINLLYCIEIHQKEVILINNLKANISRRRLTGLKNSLLYLKNMT; encoded by the coding sequence ATGAAATACCAATTCAAAAATGTAAGAGGTCTAAAAAAGACCAAACCCGAGGAAGTAATAAAAGTTGAGGCCGACGAAAACTACAGTGTATTTTATTTTTCTGATGGCCGGAACATCACATTAGCCAAGACACTCAAAGAGTGTGAAGGTATTTTTGAACCCTATCCATTTTTTCGTACACATAGGTCTTGTATGATTAATCTGTTGTACTGTATTGAAATTCATCAAAAAGAAGTGATTCTTATCAATAATCTGAAAGCGAATATCTCAAGAAGACGGCTTACCGGGTTGAAAAACAGCCTTTTATATTTAAAGAATATGACCTGA